The genomic DNA agttaagctttgcttctcccgctttccctttcggttatgtatattgtgtgaactgcaatgttatgtgatgagtgatctaaatgtcatgaccgaaataaaaaTTCCCCAAGGCATGAGAATAATTGAATGAAATATAACGAACGTATAATGAAAATTTCCATGATTACAATTTTAGTTACATTTCAAAAATCGATGCAAAAGCTCGGATTTGTACTCCGTGTACGCCGTGCGAAATACGCGAGCTGTAGTGGCCCTCTGTTCAGACTGACTATTAATTATAGACTGTCCTAAAGTGTCCACTTTTGCCTTCTCAagaatgcttgctgctgctagGTGAGCCTTGGTACGGGCatgttcaaatatgtttttttctgagtgcgcattgctgttttttttatatctggAGCCGATGAGGTTACTGTGCATTCTTTTGCGAGTTTCATCCCCCCCGTCTTCTCTGCCCCCAAAGTCCCCACCGCCTTACACGTTGTGCAGCCAAAACCTGAATTTTCCATAAGAAGCCAGGGGTAGTAAGTCTGCTTCACTTTTAACTGAGCTGCTGTCCAAACAGTTGTGCATCCCATCCCTGACCTGTCGCTGGACGTCCCACCCTCCTGTCCGCTCAATGCGCGTTTGAATCTTCCTGCTGTAAGCCAGCTGATGTCGTGGTTCCCGCCTCTTGCTCCAGCTGTTGTACCGTGCTAGCTGATGCCACGGTACCCACCTGTTGCTCCGGCTGTTGGTGGTCCACCTGGCGGTCCACTGCTGGCGCTGTAGCTGGCTCCTGCTCCGGCTGGCGGTAAACCCGGCTAGCTGTTGCGGTGCAGGCCTCCTGCCGCAGCCGGTTTTGACCATCAACATGACCGCTGCAGCTGCCCTGGTCGCCGCTTGTGGAGGCTTTTCTGACTTGTTTTGTGTCATGCaactcttctctctttttgatAACAGACAGTAAATCTAACTGTCTTTTTGACATGACTCTGTTTCCTCTTGATAGTGTTCATGGTCAAAAATGTTGACTCACAGGTGTATGTGCtcataaaaaaagacatcactTTCTGTGCAAGTGGTTTCAAAGTGGGAAAGTCTGCTTCAGAAACCAAACTCCAGAAGAAGCCAACACCTGCTCAACTTGGAGAATGTTATTTGTTTGCAGCTCAATTATTTCACTCTCCAGAGCAGCACGATTACCAGGGCAGCGCTGGTACTGGTTTCTACTTGCTCTACcgatttgatgacattttctggcacaGGAGTGAAGTCAGAGCCGGTTTTATGGGGAGGTGAATCAGGTGAGGATTGGAACAAGGTGTGCCTCATTGCCCTTATCAGAAGTAAGTAACTCTAACACTGCAGGAAAACacaagagacagaaaaaggGGAAGACAAGTACACAaaacataacacaaacacaacccaGGCCATAACActtctctctcttcccattttgtTTTCTATGTTTAAGGCCGTTAAACTTTCTCTGCTAGCTTCAAAGAAGTTGCTGCCATTTCAAATGTTATTAGTGAcactgggccacacggttggtgtagtggtaacttagcactcttgcctttacaGCAAGTTcaagccccagttggaacaagggcctttctgcccttctgcatggagttagcatgttctccccgtgtgtgagtgggatttctctggcttcctcccactgtccaaaaacatacaatatggaGAATAGGTCAAATGTTTAGGTTAGGTTGTCCGTTTCCTAAACCCTAATTTTTGCACATTAgggtttgtctctatgtgtgtctgaGTCAGTGAATAGTTGTTATGTCAATACTTAAATCTGTGTAATTGTATGTATGCTGTATGCTCGGTATTTGCCTTACACAAAGATAACAATCATGGGATGTGTATGAATGAGCCTCGAGGGATCATTAAGAGATCCGAGAACACATGTAAGACATGCTAGCTCAGACCCACAGACATCGcgaacaaaaacaatcacacatcCAAACATCTGACGGTGTACATTACAACACATTCACACGTgttctgcattcattcattgtctatgTGAGGGTGCTGGAGTTCATCCCAGCTGACAAGGGGAGTCAGCTGGgaaaaggcggagtcacaccctggacaggttgccagtcctgCCACAGTCAAAACCCaagaaaatattaattaattataatattgGTGGTGTTCACCACACGGCAGTGGCGAACCGTGAGCACTACAGCTGGGCCTTCACCTCAGCCATCATTGctgagaaaataaatcattgcggaaaaaaagcaacagtacgATGGAAAACGTTTAACAACTGCAATTCTTTAATTTACGATTTAAATTacaaggatgtaaacaaatagaccataacatcaataacattctctgcaacaagatacattctcaacattgacttcataaaactgGAGACCATTATGACTACatagttgaaattaaataaacatacacagtgcaaacatagccaacATCTGGAAATAtgaaatgaggtcaccctgtgacaccgaggctcattccCTCACCATGGACAgtgctatgaaatcacggcgcACAACAAACCATACAGACATTGACAAATTAATTCATGAGCATCCTCAAACTGCAATACAATTTGAAATGCACAAGCTGGTAATACAATACATCCCCTctgggatcccacctcggccggcgcgtgTCGGCCATCACTTTCGCCGCGCGGCATAGTACACCGGCGACCGGGAATCCTTCCGCGcattctctgtttttgtatgtgtatgtgttttttactCTTCCTTTTCACTAATAGGAGTGTCAGAGCCACTCAGTATACTGTAATGCAGTGCATATTGTAATGAAACGTCAAACGGATGAAGTACCCAgtacctctccctctctctctctcgccctctccctccctccctcgggCTGAATACTTTACAGAGaggtgaatttctctgtgagatgaataaagtatctatctatctatctatcttgttCCACTTGTGTCACGCTGTCAACAAAGTCATTGAGTCATTAACTCATTAAGACATATTAAATAGTGATTGTTACATTCACAACATTCCAATCTAGAGGAATGAGGAAAAAGTCGCAGATGACTGCACAGTTCCAGTTTTATCGTgacaacatatacagtaaatatttgtGTCAGAAAAACAGCTATAAGAGCAGAACAATGAGAAATGTTGAGTTTTCCTGATTGTACTTAGAATGAGGGTGTCAAACATGGGTGACATGCAGGACTGTAGTAATGACAGAGATATAAAATCCATCACGAGGATGTGGGAAAGAGTTGTTGAAGCTTGTTTAATGAATAAAGTGAAAATCTGAACAGAGAGATGTAACTGCACAACTCATAACCTGTTATATTTAATAACTCAAGGACTTTACAACAGTTAATTCATTGATTAGCAATCTAACACCAAATTGTCCACCTGTTATTTTGATATAAATATtgcttgaataaaaaaaagttcttaggtgttaatatttatttgctCCCTCATAACAGGAAACAGATCACaagaatgtgtcattttgtgatttgggaaacactgacagaTTTTTTCACATTTAGGGTCCAAACTACGGGTAAATGAATCAAGAAAATGCTTGACAGATCAACCAGTCAATAAGTGTTAAAGTCACATGATGCTTTTTTCTTAAAGCATTTGGAACTGCATTGAATGTTGCTTTATTTTCTAAGAATAACTACTGTAACCTTTCTTTAGTGGTGGGGGagagtcagtggctcttattttgaaagccagggtGAAAGGAAATGAGGATGTGCAAGAAAAGCAAAGTGACCGCGAGTATGAAGAACATAAAATGTGGTCGGCTGGTCCATGCgaggaatgaaaatgaaagatgcGTCTTTTGGTTTTAAAGAATAaccactaaaataaaaaagtgtatttagttttgtaaaaacaaaactacgATTGAAGGAATAtgaatatatgtttttatttaaaagtagcCAGACTTTACACATGTAGAAAAATATCCGCCCATTTTGTGATGGTGCATTTGATTTAAATCTGAAGTCAGAACTGGGCGTGACGTCACCTCCACATCGACCGTGTTCcagttgaaaaaaataatcGACACAAAAGTATCTCGGGTTAGTCATTGTTAGAAATACAGTCGATAACaacgaaacaaacaaaaactgaacaCTACTATGTTTCAGACTGTGTTTGTacaagtggcagccatcttggaatcctggAAATCCAACTGGAAGACTAAGAAATTCTGACTTGTGGTATTGCTAACAGATACGATTGCGTCGTGGCACAGCTGTTTATATCAGATAtctctaattccagtttcagATATAATACATAGTATAACTTATTTCTGACCATCATCATAATTCAAGTTCAAGATATCTTTAATTATCCTCGATTTaggattgattaataatgtaATGATTAAGCTTCAAGTGTAAATTTTCTGTAGTAAGCAGGTGAGATTGTAGTCAGACAGGGTCAAAATCAACATCATTCATAACTAAAACGAGGCATATTAAGTTTATGTAACTCGTGCCGTTTTACATActaatatattcatatttttaatatcTTTGTCATTGCAGAAAAGAGTGGCTTCCTGATTGGAACACCATCATGTACACCACAGCAAGCATCTGTCTTGACCCAAAGCATCCTTAACATGCTAGTCACTGACATGAGGCCTCTGTCAATGGTCGAAGATGACGGCTTCGAGACGATGTTTCACACCTTGAATCCTGGTCACACTCTTCCCTCGAGGAAGCTTATGGACAGACATTCAATGAAGTGAAGACTgctttaaacaacaacaacaacaacaacaaacttgcTCTCACCATGGATGTTTGGACAAGTGTAGCCAGGCCTACCTTGGTGTTACTTCTCACTACATCAGTTTTTGAATAAAGATGCAGCAATtattaatgtttctttttttttacgaatTACAAATATTGTGATTAGTAAAAACTAAATTACCGAtattttgactagtaaaaatGACATTGCAGATATCGGTAGTGAATACTCTGTAGAGACTAAACGTTAAAACGGTTTCGTCATATTTGcctatgtatattttttttcccacatctTTAATGGAATGCTTTAACCCAGAGATGACGTCACTCCCAATTCCAACGTTGGccttctgatgtaaatggaacggcACCAGAAACCGGGACATGACGTTGTCCTCTCACTGCCGCTGTGAGGAACTCTTCTCCTGCGCTCTTTGCGTCAGTGACGTCAGGAAGCAGAAGCTGAAGTGAAACTGCAGTACGTCACACACTTTGGACCAGAAGTGTCCAGTGAAGCGCTGGAACAGTCTGTACCGAGCGAGCCAGTGATCCAGCAGCTTCAACACCACGAAACCCACGCAGCTCAGCACAGCCAGCAACAGGTGCAGCCGCGAGACACTGTCTCCGCGCGCCAGCTGCACGCGTACTCCCCGGTACACCGCGAGGACCACGTGACAGCCCAGCGCCACCTCGAAGCCGCGCTCGTGCACCAGCGCGAGGCCGTAGCTGAGCAGAGAACACGCCTCCACCGCTGCCGCGTGCGACGCGCGCCACTTCGCCGGCCCGCGCTCGATGAAGCCGATCCAGACCAGAACCCACGTGAAGATGGGCAGCGTGAACAACTGGTCGAGCACGGCGGGAGCGCGCCTCAGTACCGCCAAGCGCGTCCACTGCACGGGTGCGTAAAAGACCGCCATCAGCGCAAACACCTGTCTCAGGTAGCGGCTCTGCCGCGTTTCCGCGCCGCCTCCGCGCCGCTGCAGCAGCCAGTAGAGTCCCATGATAACGTAAGCCACGTTCACCAGGCAGTTACAGGGCATCGACAGGAAGAAGGGCACGCCCTCCACCCGCGGCTCCGCATAGTGATCAAAGGACAAGTCCACTGCGACTCCGTGGAACAGGCTGGTGTTTGCCACGGCCACGCACAACAGGAAGGCCAGCGACACGTGGAGCAGAGCCCACTTCATccctgctgccgctgctgctgccgccgctctGTTTACCTTCAGGCGTCAAAAGTTCCGGACTTCAAGATCACGTGGTTCGCAGGGGCGTGTTTGGTTTTGTCGTCCTTGTTGCTCGCCCCGCCCACCTACCTCATAAAAGCAAAACTGTTTCACAGAAATACAAATGATATAATTGCTTCTCACTCCAAAAAAAGACTTGTTTTATCCCTTTTGGAAACAAACTGATTATTTAAACAgatgatgattaatttagtggAGAATTATTACTTGGTTAATAATTGTTTTGCCTAATTTACAGACGAGGTTCTGTGTTCAGTCCTCCGTCATGGACCTGCGGCAGCTCTGGCATGTGATGTGTCCTAGTCTGGGTCTGATCCACTGGGGCTGGTAGGTCCTCAACTCCAATCCGGTGCTGCGATCCGAGAACGACCACATTCCTAAGCGAATGTAGTCGAAATGTGTCTCAATCGTTTTAAATTCACTGTCATCATTgactcctgctgctcctgctgctcctgccgcTGTGAGCAAGTGAATTGGCCTCAGGTACAAGTTCTGGTTCCTGCGTCAGTGTAACAAACACCACACTAACATTCTcttcacacatgaaaacaactgcAGATGAATGTCCAAAACAGGAGGGGCCTTTAATCATTGGTCAAAGGATTTGTTCTTATACAGTCAAGTGACTAACTCAGTCATCATGGAaactttttctttattcttcttaaatataaaaacaaatgcttcCAGTTTCTTGTTACAATGAGTCAATAAAATCCAtctctgttttctgattattccGCTCTGTATTTGACATTCCTAAACTAAAGAACTGGAAGTGACGTCATCTCAGAGTTCTAATTATGtttcaaaaacaagcaaacgTATCTTTAAGCTTGCTGTTGCTAGCAATAGCATTTATCGTAATACAGAAATACCACAGACGTGACATTTATTACAAACTAATTACTGAGTGAGtagcctatatatatatatatatatatatatatatatatatatatatagatagatagatagatagatagatagatagatatcgaCGTACAGCGTGAAGACATATAAACGGCCAAAAAAGCCCCCGTAGTTTACGTGTCACGTGATCAGAATAGCTCCCCACGCTGTAGCCTGACTATAAATcctgctgtaaaaatgtcacttcGGCCATGAATATTAATGATATTCATTCAGgttttaaaacgtttttttttttataatgcaaGGATTTCTACAGAAACATACACGTGTTTTTCTGAGTTTGCCGTGTTTTGGCCTGATGAAGATGTTCAGGCGGGGCCTCGGTCGCCCCCCCCGCCCGTCACGGACACACATGATGGTCGCCGGTGTAGGTGAAGAAGAGGACGCTGTGCTGTAAAGGTTAGTGCTTCTCTAATGTCAGCCTCGTTTACACATTAagtttgagattaaagttaaaataaatcctCCCGCTCAGCTTCGTAAACTGTCACCGACTGTTAGTTAACTACGACTGTTAGTTATTAACCAGCGACAGGTCACTGTTAGCGCTGCTAGCATGTTAGCTAAGTAAACGCGAAAGAAAGAAGAtaatcacgattaatcgcataaAAAGGCAGTTTAGGTGagtttattttaagaaaaagcaCACTGTTAGACAGATATTTACGAGAGAACGTTTGTAAAATACTCATTCTCccaaccccatagagaaaatcagtgattttaacatcacaacacacaggagttgttaatccactgctgtctccattaTGAAGTTcaattgtcttattttgtaaaattcggcttttaaaatcctttgttcagattgaccttagtgacacaaagtgacaacacgaggcagcagaggaccagcagctcctgtgtccccaccagctaaaatcactgaatttctctatgaggtttggtgtgggagagtgagtgttttataaacttcagtttcctgttggaaaagtctgtcgcACAATCTTGTGTTAATTGCTTCGATCCTCTCACTCCAAAAAAGGCTTGCTTTATCCCTTTTTGAAACAAACTGATTATTTAGACAgatgatgattcatttaatgGAGGATAATTACTTGTTAATAATTGTTGGTTAATTTACAGACGAGCTGCTGTGTTCAGTCTGCTCAGAGAACTGACCTCCATCTTGTGTGTCGTCCGTCTCAAGCTCCGTCATGGGCCTGCGTCAGTTCTGGCACAGAAACAAAGTCCTGATTGTGATGTGTCCTAGTCTGGGTCTGATCCACTGGGGCTGGTTCGTCCTCAACTCCAATCCTGTGCTGCGATCCGAGAACGACCACATTCCTGATCGAATTTGGTCGAAATTCGTCTCAAACGTTTTAAATTCACTGTCGTCATTgactcctgctgctcctgctgctcctgctgctcctacTGCTCctactgctcctgctgctgagagCAAGTGAAGTGGCCTCAGGTACGAGTTCTGGTTCCTGCGTCAGGGTAACAAACACCACACTAACGTTCTCTTTACAGATTAAAACAACTGCAGATGAATGTCCAAAACATTCAggtgagggggcggagcctgggtGGAGCCAGTCCTCTTCCCTGTTGTGAATTATTCCCAAACAAATTAGGTTATTTAGACTAAATTAGATTAGACATGACCTTACTGATCTTGTTAAAGGGTTCAGAGGTCAAAATAAGTTCTTTAACAAAATGAAAtaggtgttgtttttaataattcattaatagtcattttttagctttttaaatgtgaagattttcttgtttctgtcatttttcagctccttaaatgtgaataattatcaactaaaaataatccttagttgcagctttaaaaatgGTCACGGATTAAACAAAATCTAAATGAAGCTGAAACTAACTCTTCTGTCTTTGTAGTTTTTTAACGTCGAGTTTTCAgtgtcaaagaaagaaaaatagattGTTATAAATAGATGtcagaaaataaagatttgaaTCAACAAACTTACTTTCAGATCAGAGCTGCAGTTCCTCAAACAGGCCACTAAGTGGTGGTGTTAGGACACAGTTTGGTCACTGAGCTGCTGTGAGTTGTGGAAACCAACGTTCAGTGTAACTtaacttcatttcattttcatcaccaGGATGAAGCCTCACAGCTGGATCAGGAGGAACTGGCTGCTGGCAGCTGGGGGCGCCTTCGTCTCCATCCACATCGGCGTCTGGCTGATGCAGCGAGTTGCCAGAAGCTCCGCCCACTCTGGGCAgacactgaggcagaaaagtgGTGAGGACAGACTGGACTGACTgttgattgattattgatcgTGGATCGTTGAGTCATGATGAGTTTGATCCACAAACTTTGCGTGAAATAAATGACgatattaaattatttttgatgGTTAAAGGCTTCAGCTGACTCGCATATTGTCTCTTT from Solea solea chromosome 10, fSolSol10.1, whole genome shotgun sequence includes the following:
- the tmem187 gene encoding transmembrane protein 187, with product MKWALLHVSLAFLLCVAVANTSLFHGVAVDLSFDHYAEPRVEGVPFFLSMPCNCLVNVAYVIMGLYWLLQRRGGGAETRQSRYLRQVFALMAVFYAPVQWTRLAVLRRAPAVLDQLFTLPIFTWVLVWIGFIERGPAKWRASHAAAVEACSLLSYGLALVHERGFEVALGCHVVLAVYRGVRVQLARGDSVSRLHLLLAVLSCVGFVVLKLLDHWLARYRLFQRFTGHFWSKVCDVLQFHFSFCFLTSLTQRAQEKSSSQRQ